One segment of Mastomys coucha isolate ucsf_1 unplaced genomic scaffold, UCSF_Mcou_1 pScaffold23, whole genome shotgun sequence DNA contains the following:
- the LOC116072433 gene encoding olfactory receptor 145-like: MTYEKMALRNASSVKEFILLGLTQQPELQLPLFFLFLGIYVVSTVGNLGLTVLIVLNPHLHTPMYYFLFNLSLTDLCYSSVIIPRMLVGFVKQNIISHAECMTQLFFFAFFVIDECYILTAMAYDRYAAICKPLLYHVTMSHQVCLLMTVGVYLMGFAGAMSHIVCMLRLNFCDGNIINHYVCDVLPLLKLSCTSTSINELVVFIVVGVNVIVPSLTLFVSYTLILSNILSIHSAEGRSKAFSTCGSHVIAVSLFFGAAAFMYLKPSSASVDEDKVSTIFYTILGPMLNPFIYSVRNKDVHLALRKTLKKRRFT, encoded by the coding sequence ATGACCTATGAGAAAATGGCTTTAAGAAATGCCTCTTCAGTGAAAGAATTTATCCTTCTGGGCTTGACACAGCAGCCAGAGctccagctgcctctgttcttcctGTTCTTGGGAATCTATGTGGTGTCCACTGTGGGGAACCTGGGCTTGACTGTTCTGATTGTTTTGAATCCTCACCTGCACACCCCCATGTACTACTTCCTCTTCAACCTTTCCTTAACAGATCTCTGCTATTCCTCTGTCATAATCCCCAGAATGCTGGTGGGTTTTGTGAAGCAGAACATCATTTCTCATGCTGAATGTATGACTCAGctctttttctttgccttctttgtTATTGATGAATGTTACATTTTGACAGCAATGGCCTATGACAGATATGCTGCCATTTGTAAGCCCCTGCTTTACCATGTTACTATGTCTCATCAGGTCTGCCTCTTAATGACTGTGGGTGTGTATTTGATGGGCTTTGCTGGTGCCATGTCCCACATAGTTTGCATGCTGAGACTCAACTTCTGTGATGGCAACATCATCAATCATTATGTATGTGATGTACTTCCTCTCCTTAAACTCTCCTGCACAAGTACTTCCATCAATGAGCTGGTAGTTTTCATTGTTGTGGGTGTCAATGTCATAGTGCCCAGCCTGactctctttgtttcttataCCTTAATCCTCTCCAACATCCTTAGCATCCATTCTGCAGAAGGTAGGTCAAAAGCCTTCAGTACCTGTGGCTCCCATGTGATAGCTGTTTCACTTTTCTTTGGAGCTGCAGCCTTCATGTATCTTAAGCCTTCTAGTGCATCTGTGGATGAAGATAAAGTTTCTACCATCTTTTATACTATTTTGGGCCCAATGCTGAATCCTTTCATCTACAGTGTAAGGAATAAGGATGTCCACCTTGCACTGAGAAAAACGTTGAAGAAAAGGAGGTTTACCTAA